The following proteins come from a genomic window of Daphnia carinata strain CSIRO-1 chromosome 6, CSIRO_AGI_Dcar_HiC_V3, whole genome shotgun sequence:
- the LOC132088028 gene encoding 5-hydroxytryptamine receptor 1B-like has protein sequence MDKPTSPATNVSLNVFEFQIMEQDFSFSQEFYRTLVIAVGAFLNCIVILVVSTSRQLRYPRHIFWIAISFFECLSLLEYALELTVVLYRSQQLCQILVLLYPMDYSILLQCFLLTAIDRYVSIVRYEWYKKTVTIPMVVMIIFVMSILTFAIFTSPLWMGYRSISACTFSLSHLNLMLSWDVTLGLICVMLHVLIFVESKAVIRRYLPSYRQPSVTVRFVNSSVRPSNFNSAMGMDTLSTERVTFMNADIPGTTQNATQPLNENAQSTADNQFNFQRIYGKRAASKVNRLEVQAAFNLSVNVLPFWLCTFPLSCFAIATYWCTRLGANCDTFLLLWTYMWDIFMLHSIYNPLMYMISCHDFRRAFYHIIRKLANKCNMHIQKN, from the exons ATGGACAAACCTACGTCACCTGCAACAAATGTATCGCTGAACGTGTTTGAATTCCAGATCATGGAACAAGATTTTTCATTCAGCCAGGAATTCTATCGCACCTTGGTCATCGCTGTAGGGGCTTTTCTGAATTGCATCGTCATCTTAGTAGTGAGCACTTCGAGACAGTTACGTTATCCGCGTCACATTTTCTGGATTGCCATTTCGTTCTTCGAGTGTCTCTCTTTGCTCGAATACGCACTGGAATTGACTGTCGTCCTTTATCGTAGTCAACAACTATGtcaaattttagttttacttTATCCAATGGATTACTCGATTCTTCTACAGTGTTTTCTACTAACAGCCATCGATCGTTACGTGTCGATAGTTCGTTATGAATGGTACAAGAAAACTGTCACAATTCCAATGGTGGTGATGATTATTTTTGTGATGTCTATTTTGacatttgccatttttacCAGTCCGTTATGGATGGGCTATCGATCCATTTCCGCCTGCACTTTCAGTTTGAGTCACTTGAATTTGATGCTTTCATGGGACGTGACATTGGGTTTGATTTGTGTTATGCTACATGTTTTAATCTTCGTGGAATCAAAGGCCGTTATTCGACGATATTTACCAAGTTATCGCCAGCCTTCTGTCACAGTCAGATTTGTTAACTCTTCCGTTCGGCCATCAAACTTCAATTCCG CGATGGGCATGGACACATTATCAACAGAAAGAGTTACCTTCATGAATGCGGATATTCCTGGCACAACGCAAAATGCAACACAACCGCTCAACGAAAACGCTCAATCGACTGCCGACAACCAGTTCAACTTTCAACGAATTTACGGGAAACGGGCGGCTTCAAAAGTGAATCGACTGGAAGTCCAGGCCGCATTCAACTTGTCCGTTAACGTCCTACCATTTTGGCTGTGCACATTTCCTTTATCTTGCTTTGCTATTGCCACGTATTGGTGCACTCGACTCGGTGCTAATTGTGATACTTTTCTGCTCTTGTGGACTTATATGTGGGATATATTCATGCTGCATAGCATCTACAATCCACTCATGTACATGATCAGCTGCCACGATTTCCGGCGGGCCTTTTATCACATCATCCGTAAATTAGCAAACAAATGTAATATGCATATTCAAAAGAATTAG
- the LOC130690484 gene encoding uncharacterized protein LOC130690484 has product MKRYKSLNLLLLQTFFFFLLLSEMFGLPHCVKRGKRQTSGGVTEEKLSVKSSDSGKLGDPRIVKDVGKKLEKPRWLGGELYVSNKEHKRILKNLGAHYKKSMELAQSLLTDIVEIWWRIEDTSKDADPITDGPDSYNLADLLLLAKDSGLCHETHTLPPSDDEDKPKPIGGSEINETLSENEDPQLESSLTLNTTIVQPPKKSETKEDLVRRLKLLGDELEQSDHELPPKLLTDFKEAWLRIANKSNEFFDVRIPQSRLEEEDLRTYTARLLFLANDRPCESPDETFFKGHCLLLGPTDHCPENMEMNDGPKNQGFCDCAPLDPAKEKSELRVVYSAQKKKCYSQNTQGPCPNGQWLVLKNNVPQCEENSGGCPTDGRHVYWSPDAGVLMTKKCWEIGTKGPCDPDERLHLRQDTGDVEVYCDRNLVSISSSVIIPPVPAYRAACQAGSYRKQRLKCERPFL; this is encoded by the exons atgaaacgttacAAATCCTTGAacttacttttacttcaaacgttctttttcttcctattgTTGTCTGAAATGTTTGGTCTACCGCATTGCGTCAAAAG GGGGAAACGTCAGACGTCTGGTGGCGTCACTGAAGAAAAGCTTTCGGTGAAAAGCAGCGATTCCGGGAAGTTGGGCGATCCCCGCATCGTGAAAGACGTCGggaaaaaactggaaaagCCAAGATGGCTGGGCGGTGAACTCTACGTATCGAACaaagaacacaaaagaatTCTGAAAAATCTTGGAGCTCACTACAAGAAATCAATGGAACTGGCACAGAGTCTTTTAACGGACATCGTAGAGATATGGTGGCGCATAGAAGATACTTCCAAAGACGCTGATCCGATTACAGATGGCCCGGATTCGTATAACCTGGCTGATCTGCTTTTACTTGCCAA GGATAGCGGACTGTGCCATGAAACTCATACTCTACCGCCTTCTGACGATGAAGATAAACCGAAACCTATTGGCGGATCAGAGATCAACGAAACATTGTCGGAGAACGAAGACCCTCAATTAGAGAGCAGTTTAACTTTAAACACGACCATTGTTCAGCCACCGAAGAAAAGCGAAACGAAAGAAGACTTAGTGAGGCGTCTCAAATTGTTGGGTGATGAACTGGAACAGAGCGATCATGAATTACCGCCGAAACTTTTAACTGATTTCAAAGAGGCATGGCTTCGTATAGCCAATAAATCAAATGAGTTCTTCGACGTACGCATTCCTCAGTCCAgactggaagaagaagatttgaGAACTTACACGGCCCGGCTTTTATTCCTTGCCAA TGATCGGCCGTGCGAGTCACCGGACGAAACGTTCTTCAAAGGCCATTGTCTTCTGCTCGGTCCGACTGATCATTGCCCAGAGAATATGGAGATGAATGACGGACCGAAGAACCAAGGATTTTGTGACTGCGCTCCACTGGATCCTGCCAAAGAAAAATCCGAACTTCGGGTTGTTTATTCAgcccagaaaaagaaatgctacTCACAAAATACGCAG GGTCCTTGTCCGAACGGGCAGTGGCTTGTACTCAAAAACAACGTTCCGCAGTGTGAAGAGAATTCCGGTGGATGTCCTACGGACGGTCGGCACGTCTATTGGAGTCCAGATGCAGGAGTTTTGATGACTAAAAAATGCTGGGAAATTGGAACGAAAGGACCGTGCGATCCGGATGAACGACTCCATCTGAGGCAAGACACTGGTGATGTTGAGGTATATTGCGATCGTAATTTAGTCAGCATTTCATCGTCTGTGATCATTCCGCCCGTTCCAGCTTATCGGGCTGCATGTCAAGCAGGTAGTTACCGTAAGCAACGATTGAAATGCGAACGGCCATTCTTGTAA